In a single window of the Gossypium hirsutum isolate 1008001.06 chromosome A13, Gossypium_hirsutum_v2.1, whole genome shotgun sequence genome:
- the LOC121212305 gene encoding uncharacterized protein yields the protein MIEESSAILQKKLPPKLCDPRSFTFPCTIGAQFSGKILRNLKDAFWPFQRGTADSLFLTVANAANCIDKFNGFEDSGYRLASAKAAQHRLDRGVWTSVHFGDMRRALSACERFILLRTNPKEMRDYSILLYHCGLYEQALKFLKLYQDMKSSSAQNPSTDPVSNPEEDAVKKLIVRLNLIAMKEGWTRPWYVRNYLGNNSEPW from the exons ATGATAGAAGAATCTAGTGCTATCTTGCAAAAGAAGTTGCCACCAAAGCTTTGTGATCCAAGGAGCTTCACCTTTCCATGTACAATTGGTGCTCAATTTTCCGGCAAG attttaagaaatttaaaggATGCTTTCTGGCCATTTCAACGTGGTACTGCTGATAGTTTATTCTTAACGGTAGCAAATGCTGCTAACTGTATAGATAAATTTAATGGCTTTGAAGATAG TGGGTATCGGCTTGCATCTGCAAAGGCTGCTCAACATAGGCTAGATCGGGGTGTCTGGACCAGTGTTCATTTTGGGGATATGAGGCGTGCTTTATCTG CATGTGAACGCTTTATTCTTCTAAGAACCAATCCGAAGGAAATGAGAGATTATAGCATTCTCCTCTATCATTGTGGATTGTACGAGCAGGCTCTGAAATTTCTCAAATTGTATCAAGACAtgaag AGTTCTTCCGCACAAAATCCGTCAACAGATCCAGTTAGCAACCCAGAAgaagatgctgtgaagaaattgATTGTACGTCTCAATCTCATTGCAATGAAGGAAGGTTGGACCCGGCCATGGTATGTCAGAAATTATCTTGGCAATAACTCTGAGCCATGGTAA